A part of Capsicum annuum cultivar UCD-10X-F1 chromosome 6, UCD10Xv1.1, whole genome shotgun sequence genomic DNA contains:
- the LOC107872999 gene encoding protein disulfide-isomerase, which produces MAIRVWIALFICIFALLGLTSHASESESKEFVVTLDHSNFSDFVGQHKFIVVEFYAPWCGHCKKLAPEFEKAAQVLSQTDPPIFLAKVDANEEANKVLASEFEIRGFPTIKILRYGGSVVQDYKGPREADGIVSYVKKQSGPASAEIKSSEDADAVIDVNKINIVGVFPEFSGEKFENFTALAERLRADYDFGHTSDAKLLPRGDSSVSGPVVRLFKPFDELFIDFQEFDVDALAKLVEEATIPTVTVFNKDPNNHPFVIKFFNSPNAKAMLFVNFNSDLIDTFKSKYHEVAKQYKSSDISFLIGDVEASQGAFQYFGLKEDQVPLIIIQKNDGEKYLKPNVEPDHIASWVKEFKDGKVKPFKKSEPTPEVNSEPVKVVVADSFQDMVFNSGKNVLLEFYAPWCGHCKQLAPILDEVAASFENDADVMIAKIDATANDIPQGTFEVQGYPTLYFKSASGKISPYQGERTKEGFIDYIQKNRDKAAEQGPGKDEL; this is translated from the exons ATGGCGATTAGGGTTTGGATTGCCTTATTTATCTGTATTTTCGCATTGCTGGGATTGACATCTCACGCTTCTGAGAGCGAATCAAAGGAATTCGTTGTTACTCTGGATCACTCCAATTTCTCTGATTTTGTAGGTCAACACAAATTCATCGTCGTCGAATTCTACGCTCCTTG GTGTGGTCACTGCAAGAAACTTGCTCCAGAA TTTGAGAAAGCAGCGCAAGTTTTAAGCCAAACTGATCCACCAATTTTTCTGGCCAAAGTTGATGCCAATGAGGAGGCAAACAAGGTTCTTGCCAGTGAGTTCGAGATAAGAGGTTTCCCCACAATTAAGATCTTGAGATATGGAGGTAGCGTTGTTCAAGATTATAAAGGACCACGTGAGGCGGATGGTATTGTTTCTTACGTGAAGAAACAAAGTGGCCCTGCTTCTGCTGAAATTAAATCTTCTGAGGATGCAGATGCTGTCATCGATGTCAATAAGATCAATATT GTTGGTGTCTTTCCTGAGTTCTCTGGGgagaaatttgagaattttaCAGCTCTGGCTGAGAGATTGCGTGCTGACTATGATTTTGGTCATACTTCGGATGCTAAACTCCTTCCTCGTGGGGATTCATCAGTTTCTGGCCCCGTGGTTCGGTTATTCAAGCCCTTTGATGAGCTTTTCATAGATTTCCAG GAGTTTGATGTGGATGCCTTGGCAAAGTTAGTTGAAGAAGCAACTATTCCTACCGTGACTGTATTTAACAAGGACCCCAACAACCATCCATTTGTTATTAAATTCTTCAACAGTCCAAATGCTAAG GCCATGTTGTTCGTCAACTTCAACAGTGACCTAATTGATACTTTCAAATCTAAGTATCATGAAGTTGCCAAGCAGTACAAAAGCAGCGATATTAGTTTCTTAATTGGTGATGTTGAGGCTAGTCAAGGTGCCTTCCAG TACTTTGGACTTAAAGAGGATCAGGTACCTCTGATCATCATACAGAAAAATGATGGAGAGAAATATCTCAAACCAAATGTTGAGCCTGATCACATTGCTTCATGGGTTAAAGAGTTTAAG GATGGCAAGGTGAAACCTTTCAAAAAATCAGAACCTACCCCAGAGGTTAACAGTGAACCTGTTAAAGTTGTGGTTGCTGACAGTTTCCAGGATATGGTCTTCAACTCTGGGAAGAATG TACTCCTCGAGTTCTATGCCCCTTGGTGTGGACACTGCAAGCAGTTGGCCCCAATCCTTGATGAAGTGGCTGCCTCGTTTGAAAATGATGCAGATGTTATGATTGCCAAAATT GATGCTACTGCTAATGATATTCCACAGGGAACTTTTGAGGTCCAAGGTTATCCTACTCTTTATTTCAAGTCAGCAAGTGGAAAGATCTCGCCGTATCAAGGTGAAAGGACCAAAGAAGGCTTTATTGACTATATCCAGAAGAATCGGGATAAAGCTGCAGAGCAAGGTCCAGGAAAAGATGAGCTATAA